One Anolis carolinensis isolate JA03-04 chromosome 4, rAnoCar3.1.pri, whole genome shotgun sequence DNA window includes the following coding sequences:
- the LOC107982737 gene encoding meckelin yields MATPRRWLGMALLLLPLHAGLAGGQAFFLPWRQPQSCAATQYFDIATLSCGQCGASQTKGHRDTSCACQPGFKIITNNGGSITCEKCPEDTGGVTQDGWDCIACPYELTAEGKCKCPINQILDTSCACQPGFKIITNNGGSITCEKCPEDTGGVTQDGWDCIACPYELTAEGKCKCPINQILDKSLLHKRCHLTARCNRSRSGSSFQTVYKGHPLLYGLEVHRRATQCKRNPPMLSYTVFPLLSIFCKCYKGKHGIYSLSKCSPNLIIVK; encoded by the exons ATGGCGACGCCGAGGCGCTGGCTGGGAATGGCGCTGCTCCTGCTCCCGCTGCACGCAGGCCTCGCGGGCGGCCAGGCCTTCTTCCTCCCTTGGCGGCAGCCTCAGAGCTGCGCCGCCACTCAGTACTTCGACATCGCCACTCTCTCCTGTGGGCAGTGCGGGGCATCCCAGACCAAAGGCCACAGGG ATACATCTTGTGCTTGTCAACCAGGATTCAAGATCATTACTAATAACGGTGGATCTATTACCTGTGAGAAATGTCCAGAAGACACA GGTGGAGTTACTCAAGATGGATGGGACTGCATTGCTTGCCCTTATGAATTAACTGCTGAAGGGAAATGTAAATGCCCCATTAATCAGATTTTAG ATACATCTTGTGCTTGTCAACCAGGATTCAAGATCATTACTAATAACGGTGGATCTATTACCTGTGAGAAATGTCCAGAAGACACA GGTGGAGTTACTCAAGATGGATGGGACTGCATTGCTTGCCCTTATGAATTAACTGCTGAAGGGAAATGTAAATGCCCCATTAATCAGATTTTAG ACAAGAGCCTACTTCACAAAAGATGTCATTTAACAGCAAGATGCAACAGATCAAGGAGTGGTTCTTCTTTTCAAACAGTTTACAAGG GTCATCCGCTACTCTATGGGCTTGAAGTGCACAGAAGAGCTACACAATGCAAAAGAAATCCTCCTATGTTATCTTACACTGTATTTCCTCTATTAAGTATATTCTGCAAGTGCTACAAAGGTAAACATGGGATATATTCATTGTCAAAATGCAGCCCTAacttaataatagtaaaataa
- the LOC134298821 gene encoding RNA-binding protein 12B-like isoform X1, with protein MCTFLSTGHFLLWVELRMAVVIRLQGLPVVAGPADIRHLFSGLNIPDGGVYITGGEKGEAFVIFETDEDARQAMSYSERYIKNSRIGCFLSSKTEMQNVIELNRKRFDHSGRETIGSRWIDSSNSSSFSNIVASMSKGTGRSGYDSVDPFEDRLHSNGSENSSTDLSKLSYNHPRSNLNKITHNQFKTSNSDELYLFIRSMPYTATEDDIIAFFDGLQVDGMIMLKTNGVNNGDGLVKFATPTDCTRGLQRDRQYMRHRCIRIYRSNEGTWIRRMGKKGLQMHQDFSDEQFSHDFNKERRPDFQSSRMHTRSKSPPRRVVAHTHSRSPPKKIAARTVSRSPPRSVMTHSHSRSISRRAMARTHSRSPPRRITARSRSPLSGSSRSPPHNGEHYIHVKNLPFPIEKRELRAFFEDLDIPDSHITFLKIPDNRPNKDAVVMFRSMRDYYSALGYHKYPLRGQEILLFPIPKEAVMQLAGFSENEKSPERYHIANEKGDWDRYSDPKTCVYVRNFPYDVTKREIHTFFAGFHINNYDIHLLYDDKGIGLGETLVKFRTEDDARKAENLNRRRFLGTEVLLRCISEKQMKEFGVNVPPVSDGKMQDHIRSDERGQQGNRKHPSDYKHPPSDLISTSDNFKDSAPFTEFGEDVRGNFPGGRFMSDSNVSGSSNCFTLIKLKNIPFRATPNEILDFFHGYKIIPQSLSIQHNQYGLPSGEAVIALVNYNEAMAVVNELNDRPIGQRKIRLTLV; from the coding sequence ATGTGTACGTTTTTGTCCACAGGTCATTTTTTGCTGTGGGTTGAACTCAGAATGGCTGTAGTCATCCGTTTACAGGGGCTTCCTGTTGTTGCGGGTCCTGCAGATATTCGCCATTTGTTCTCAGGATTGAATATTCCTGATGGAGGTGTATATATCActggaggagaaaaaggagaagctTTTGTTATATTTGAAACAGATGAAGATGCACGGCAAGCAATGAGTTATTCGGAGAGGTATATAAAAAACTCACGTATTGGgtgttttctcagcagcaaaacagAAATGCAGAACGTGATAGAACTCAATAGGAAAAGATTTGATCACAGTGGAAGAGAAACAATTGGATCTAGATGGATAGATTCTAGTAACTCTAGTAGCTTTTCGAATATAGTTGCATCCATGAGTAAAGGAACTGGCAGATCTGGTTATGATTCTGTGGATCCGTTTGAGGATAGGCTTCATTCAAATGGCTCTGAAAACAGCAGTACAGATCTTTCGAAATTAAGTTATAATCATCCTAGGAGTAATTTAAATAAGATAACACATAATCAATTCAAGACATCTAATTCAGATGAATTGTACTTATTCATACGTAGTATGCCTTACACTGCAACAGAAGATGACATAATTGCTTTCTTTGATGGTTTACAAGTGGATGGTATGATCATGTTAAAAACCAATGGGGTAAACAATGGAGATGGTCTGGTGAAATTTGCTACACCGACTGATTGCACGAGAGGGTTGCAGCGTGATAGACAGTATATGCGCCACAGATGTATAAGAATATATCGCTCTAATGAAGGGACATGGATTAGGAGAATGGGGAAAAAAGGATTACAAATGCATCAGGATTTCAGTGATGAACAGTTTTCTCATGATTTCAATAAAGAAAGACGCCCAGACTTCCAATCCTCAAGAATGCATACCCGTTCAAAGTCTCCTCCAAGGAGGGTTGTGGCACATACCCATTCAAGATCCCCTCCTAAGAAGATTGCGGCACGTACCGTTTCGAGGTCTCCCCCAAGAAGTGTTATGACACACAGCCATTCAAGGTCTATATCAAGGAGGGCTATGGCACGCACTCATTCAAGGTCTCCACCAAGGAGGATTACAGCACGCTCTCGTTCACCTTTATCTGGTTCAAGCCGGTCTCCACCTCATAATGGGGAACATTATATACATGTCAAAAACTTGCCATTTCCTATTGAAAAGAGAGAATTGAGAGCATTCTTTGAAGACCTAGATATACCTGACAGTCATATTACATTCCTTAAGATACCTGACAATAGACCAAACAAAGATGCAGTTGTGATGTTCAGATCAATGAGAGACTATTATTCTGCACTAGGTTATCACAAGTACCCTCTTCGTGGGCAAGAAATTTTACTTTTCCCCATTCCTAAAGAAGCAGTGATGCAGCTTGCTGGATTTTCTGAAAATGAAAAATCCCCAGAAAGATATCACATTGCAAACGAGAAAGGTGACTGGGATAGATATTCTGATCCAAAGACATGTGTGTATGTAAGAAACTTTCCATATGATGTGACAAAACGTGAAATCCACACGTTTTTTGCAGGATTTCATATTAACAATTATGACATTCATTTGCTTTACGATGACAAAGGAATTGGACTGGGAGAAACACTGGTCAAGTTCAGAACTGAAGATGATGCTCGGAAAGCTGAAAACTTAAATCGCCGTCGGTTTTTGGGGACAGAGGTGCTTTTGAGATGTATATCTGAGAAGCAAATGAAAGAGTTTGGTGTTAATGTTCCACCAGTGTCAGATGGAAAGATGCAGGATCATATCCGTTCAGATGAAAGAGGTCAACAAGGGAACCGAAAGCATCCATCTGATTATAAACATCCACCTAGTGATCTTATCAGCACATCTGATAATTTTAAAGATTCTGCTCCATTTACAGAGTTTGGTGAAGATGTTCGTGGAAATTTTCCAGGTGGACGCTTCATGTCAGATTCTAATGTCAGTGGTAGTTCAAATTGCTTCACTCTGATTAAATTAAAGAATATACCATTTCGAGCAACACCAAATGAAATTCTGGACTTCTTTCATGGGTATAAGATTATTCCACAATCTCTTTCAATCCAGCACAACCAATATGGATTGCCTTCTGGTGAAGCTGTTATCGCCCTAGTAAATTAtaatgaagccatggcagttgtTAATGAATTAAATGATAGGCCAATCGGCCAACGCAAAATTAGATTAACCTTGGTATAG
- the LOC134298821 gene encoding RNA-binding protein 12B-like isoform X2 yields the protein MAVVIRLQGLPVVAGPADIRHLFSGLNIPDGGVYITGGEKGEAFVIFETDEDARQAMSYSERYIKNSRIGCFLSSKTEMQNVIELNRKRFDHSGRETIGSRWIDSSNSSSFSNIVASMSKGTGRSGYDSVDPFEDRLHSNGSENSSTDLSKLSYNHPRSNLNKITHNQFKTSNSDELYLFIRSMPYTATEDDIIAFFDGLQVDGMIMLKTNGVNNGDGLVKFATPTDCTRGLQRDRQYMRHRCIRIYRSNEGTWIRRMGKKGLQMHQDFSDEQFSHDFNKERRPDFQSSRMHTRSKSPPRRVVAHTHSRSPPKKIAARTVSRSPPRSVMTHSHSRSISRRAMARTHSRSPPRRITARSRSPLSGSSRSPPHNGEHYIHVKNLPFPIEKRELRAFFEDLDIPDSHITFLKIPDNRPNKDAVVMFRSMRDYYSALGYHKYPLRGQEILLFPIPKEAVMQLAGFSENEKSPERYHIANEKGDWDRYSDPKTCVYVRNFPYDVTKREIHTFFAGFHINNYDIHLLYDDKGIGLGETLVKFRTEDDARKAENLNRRRFLGTEVLLRCISEKQMKEFGVNVPPVSDGKMQDHIRSDERGQQGNRKHPSDYKHPPSDLISTSDNFKDSAPFTEFGEDVRGNFPGGRFMSDSNVSGSSNCFTLIKLKNIPFRATPNEILDFFHGYKIIPQSLSIQHNQYGLPSGEAVIALVNYNEAMAVVNELNDRPIGQRKIRLTLV from the coding sequence ATGGCTGTAGTCATCCGTTTACAGGGGCTTCCTGTTGTTGCGGGTCCTGCAGATATTCGCCATTTGTTCTCAGGATTGAATATTCCTGATGGAGGTGTATATATCActggaggagaaaaaggagaagctTTTGTTATATTTGAAACAGATGAAGATGCACGGCAAGCAATGAGTTATTCGGAGAGGTATATAAAAAACTCACGTATTGGgtgttttctcagcagcaaaacagAAATGCAGAACGTGATAGAACTCAATAGGAAAAGATTTGATCACAGTGGAAGAGAAACAATTGGATCTAGATGGATAGATTCTAGTAACTCTAGTAGCTTTTCGAATATAGTTGCATCCATGAGTAAAGGAACTGGCAGATCTGGTTATGATTCTGTGGATCCGTTTGAGGATAGGCTTCATTCAAATGGCTCTGAAAACAGCAGTACAGATCTTTCGAAATTAAGTTATAATCATCCTAGGAGTAATTTAAATAAGATAACACATAATCAATTCAAGACATCTAATTCAGATGAATTGTACTTATTCATACGTAGTATGCCTTACACTGCAACAGAAGATGACATAATTGCTTTCTTTGATGGTTTACAAGTGGATGGTATGATCATGTTAAAAACCAATGGGGTAAACAATGGAGATGGTCTGGTGAAATTTGCTACACCGACTGATTGCACGAGAGGGTTGCAGCGTGATAGACAGTATATGCGCCACAGATGTATAAGAATATATCGCTCTAATGAAGGGACATGGATTAGGAGAATGGGGAAAAAAGGATTACAAATGCATCAGGATTTCAGTGATGAACAGTTTTCTCATGATTTCAATAAAGAAAGACGCCCAGACTTCCAATCCTCAAGAATGCATACCCGTTCAAAGTCTCCTCCAAGGAGGGTTGTGGCACATACCCATTCAAGATCCCCTCCTAAGAAGATTGCGGCACGTACCGTTTCGAGGTCTCCCCCAAGAAGTGTTATGACACACAGCCATTCAAGGTCTATATCAAGGAGGGCTATGGCACGCACTCATTCAAGGTCTCCACCAAGGAGGATTACAGCACGCTCTCGTTCACCTTTATCTGGTTCAAGCCGGTCTCCACCTCATAATGGGGAACATTATATACATGTCAAAAACTTGCCATTTCCTATTGAAAAGAGAGAATTGAGAGCATTCTTTGAAGACCTAGATATACCTGACAGTCATATTACATTCCTTAAGATACCTGACAATAGACCAAACAAAGATGCAGTTGTGATGTTCAGATCAATGAGAGACTATTATTCTGCACTAGGTTATCACAAGTACCCTCTTCGTGGGCAAGAAATTTTACTTTTCCCCATTCCTAAAGAAGCAGTGATGCAGCTTGCTGGATTTTCTGAAAATGAAAAATCCCCAGAAAGATATCACATTGCAAACGAGAAAGGTGACTGGGATAGATATTCTGATCCAAAGACATGTGTGTATGTAAGAAACTTTCCATATGATGTGACAAAACGTGAAATCCACACGTTTTTTGCAGGATTTCATATTAACAATTATGACATTCATTTGCTTTACGATGACAAAGGAATTGGACTGGGAGAAACACTGGTCAAGTTCAGAACTGAAGATGATGCTCGGAAAGCTGAAAACTTAAATCGCCGTCGGTTTTTGGGGACAGAGGTGCTTTTGAGATGTATATCTGAGAAGCAAATGAAAGAGTTTGGTGTTAATGTTCCACCAGTGTCAGATGGAAAGATGCAGGATCATATCCGTTCAGATGAAAGAGGTCAACAAGGGAACCGAAAGCATCCATCTGATTATAAACATCCACCTAGTGATCTTATCAGCACATCTGATAATTTTAAAGATTCTGCTCCATTTACAGAGTTTGGTGAAGATGTTCGTGGAAATTTTCCAGGTGGACGCTTCATGTCAGATTCTAATGTCAGTGGTAGTTCAAATTGCTTCACTCTGATTAAATTAAAGAATATACCATTTCGAGCAACACCAAATGAAATTCTGGACTTCTTTCATGGGTATAAGATTATTCCACAATCTCTTTCAATCCAGCACAACCAATATGGATTGCCTTCTGGTGAAGCTGTTATCGCCCTAGTAAATTAtaatgaagccatggcagttgtTAATGAATTAAATGATAGGCCAATCGGCCAACGCAAAATTAGATTAACCTTGGTATAG
- the LOC100559456 gene encoding RNA-binding protein 12B: protein MAVVIRLQGLPVVAGPADIRHLFSGLNIPDGGVYITGGEKGEAFVIFETDEDARQAMSYSERYIKNSRIGCFLSSKTEMQNVIELNRKRFDHSGRETIGSRWTDSGNSSSFSNIVAAMSKGTGRYGYDSVDPFEDRLYSNGSENNSTDLSKLSYNHPRSNLNKITHNQFKTSNSDKLYLFIRGMPYTATEGDILAFFDGLQVDGIIMLKTNGVNNGDGLVKFATPTDCTRGLQRDRQYMRNRFIEIYRSDEGTWIKSMGKKGLQMHQDFSDEQFSHDFNKERRPDFQSSRMHTRSKSPPRRVVAHTHSRSPPKRIAARTVSRSPPRSVMTHSHSRSISRRAVARTHSRSPPRRITARSRSPLSGSSRSPSPHNGEHYIHVKKLPFPIEKRELRAFFEDLDIPDSHITFLKIPDNRPNKDAVVMFRSMRDYYSALGYHKYPLRGQEILLFPISKEAVMQLAGFSENEKSPERYHIANEKGDWDRYSDPKTCVYVRNFPYDVTKREVRTFFAGFNISNYDIHLLYDDKGIGLGETLVKFRTEDDARKAESLNRRRFLGTEVLLRCISEKQMKEFGVNVPPVSDGKMQDHIRSYERGQQGNQKHPSDYRHPPSDLISTSDNFKDSAPFTEFGEGARGNFPGGRFMSDSNVSGSSNCFTLIKLKNIPFQATPNEILDFFHGYKIIPESLSIQHNQYGLPSGEAVIALVNYNEAMAVVNELNDRPLGQRKIRLTLV from the coding sequence ATGGCTGTAGTCATCCGTTTACAGGGGCTTCCTGTTGTTGCGGGTCCTGCAGATATTCGCCATTTGTTCTCAGGATTGAATATTCCTGATGGAGGTGTATATATCActggaggagaaaaaggagaagctTTTGTTATATTTGAAACAGATGAAGATGCACGGCAAGCAATGAGTTATTCGGAGAGGTATATAAAAAACTCACGTATTGGgtgttttctcagcagcaaaacagAAATGCAGAACGTGATAGAACTCAATAGGAAAAGATTTGATCACAGTGGAAGAGAAACAATTGGATCTAGATGGACAGATTCTGGTAACTCTAGTAGTTTTTCGAATATAGTTGCAGCCATGAGTAAAGGAACTGGCAGATATGGTTATGATTCTGTGGATCCATTCGAGGATAGGCTTTATTCAAATGGCTCTGAAAACAACAGTACAGATCTTTCGAAATTAAGTTATAATCATCCTAGGAGTAATTTAAATAAGATAACACATAATCAATTCAAGACATCTAATTCAGATAAATTGTACTTATTCATACGTGGTATGCCTTACACTGCAACAGAAGGTGACATACTAGCTTTCTTTGATGGTTTACAAGTGGATGGTATAATCATGTTAAAAACCAATGGGGTAAACAATGGAGATGGTCTGGTGAAATTTGCTACACCGACTGATTGCACGAGAGGGTTGCAGCGTGATAGACAGTATATGCGCAACAGATTTATAGAAATATATCGCTCTGATGAAGGGACATGGATTAAGAGCATGGGGAAAAAAGGATTACAAATGCATCAGGATTTCAGTGATGAACAGTTTTCTCATGATTTCAATAAAGAAAGACGCCCAGACTTCCAATCCTCAAGAATGCATACCCGTTCAAAGTCTCCTCCAAGGAGGGTTGTGGCACATACCCATTCAAGATCCCCTCCTAAGAGGATTGCGGCACGTACCGTTTCGAGGTCTCCCCCAAGAAGTGTTATGACACACAGCCATTCAAGGTCTATATCAAGGAGGGCTGTGGCACGCACTCATTCAAGGTCTCCACCAAGGAGGATTACAGCACGCTCTCGTTCACCTTTATCTGGTTCAAGCCGGTCTCCTTCACCTCATAATGGGGAACATTATATACATGTCAAAAAATTGCCATTTCCTATTGAAAAGAGAGAATTGAGAGCATTCTTTGAAGACCTAGATATACCTGACAGTCATATTACATTCCTTAAGATACCTGACAATAGACCAAACAAAGATGCAGTTGTGATGTTCAGATCAATGAGAGACTATTATTCTGCACTAGGTTATCACAAGTACCCTCTTCGTGGGCAAGAAATTTTACTTTTCCCCATTTCTAAAGAAGCAGTGATGCAGCTTGCTGGATTTTCTGAAAATGAAAAATCCCCAGAAAGATATCACATTGCAAACGAGAAAGGTGACTGGGATAGATATTCTGATCCAAAGACATGTGTGTATGTTAGAAACTTTCCATATGATGTGACAAAACGTGAAGTCCGCACGTTTTTTGCAGGATTTAATATTAGCAATTATGACATTCATTTGCTTTACGATGACAAAGGAATTGGACTGGGAGAAACACTGGTCAAGTTCAGAACTGAAGATGATGCTCGGAAAGCTGAAAGCTTAAATCGCCGTCGGTTTTTGGGGACAGAGGTGCTTTTGAGATGTATATCTGAGAAGCAAATGAAAGAGTTTGGTGTTAATGTTCCACCAGTGTCAGATGGAAAGATGCAGGATCATATCCGTTCATATGAAAGAGGTCAACAAGGGAACCAAAAGCATCCATCTGATTATAGACATCCACCTAGTGATCTTATCAGCACATCTGATAATTTTAAAGATTCTGCTCCATTTACAGAGTTTGGTGAAGGTGCTCGTGGAAATTTTCCAGGTGGACGCTTCATGTCAGATTCTAATGTCAGTGGTAGTTCAAATTGCTTCACTCTGATTAAATTAAAGAATATACCATTTCAAGCAACACCAAATGAAATTCTGGACTTTTTTCATGGGTATAAGATTATTCCAGAATCTCTTTCAATCCAGCACAACCAATATGGACTGCCTTCTGGTGAAGCTGTTATCGCCCTAGTAAATTAtaatgaagccatggcagttgtTAATGAATTAAATGATAGGCCACTCGGCCAACGCAAAATTAGATTAACTTTGGTATAG